The genomic region TGAAATTTATAACGATAGCGATTTAAGTAAAAATGCACTTAATCTTAGGGATGAAATTGAGAATGGAATAAATAAGTTTGCTATTATTAACCATAAAATTTATGGAAAAATATATGCATATGAAGTTGATGGATTTGGAAATTATAACCTAATGGACGATGCAAACGTTCCAAGTTTACTCTCTATACCATACATTGAATATAGAAATTTTGATGACAAGATTTATCAAAATACTAGAAAATTTATTTTAAGTAATAATAATCCTTATTATTATGAAGGATCTTTCACATCAGGAATTGGAAGTCCTCATACACCAGAAAATTATATATGGCATATAGCTTTATGTATGCAAGGAATTACAACTAAAGATAAAAATGAAGTTAAAGAATTACTAAATACAATTATCAGATGTGATGGTGATACTAATTATATGCATGAAGGATTTAACAAGGATAATCCCAAAGAATTTACTCGTGATTGGTTTGCTTGGGCTAATTCACTTTTTGCAGACTTTATATATAAAAAATTAATAAAAGAGTAGTCGTAAATGACTACTCTTTTTTATATAAAAACATATTTTGATTGTTCCTCATAATCAAGTCCCTTATTTAAAAAATGTTCAATAACTTCTTTCATATTTACCTTAATTACTTTAAAATTATATTTTCCATTTCTATATTCATTTGTTATTCCATCATCATAATAATAAGTCCCTTCTGCAACATTTCCATAAACATTAAAAGTTACAGTATTTGGTCTGTTTTTAGTATTTAAATACTTTTCTTCATAAGTTGGTATTATACTTCCCTCTCTAATAAAAATAATGACTGTATTTAAATCACATTTTAATCTGTATCTCTGCCCACCATTATAAATTTTATTAGTCATAAAATCATACCATTTACCCTTCGGAAGATAAACAGTTTTATATATTTCACTCTTGTGCAATACAGGAGCAATTAATATAGAATTTCCAATCATAAATTCTTCTTTCATATTAATAACATTTATATCATTTTGATATTCCATGATTAGAGGCCTAAACATAGGAAGACCATATTTATGAGATTCATAAAAACATGTATAGATATAAGGTATTAATCTGTATCTAAGTTCTATAGCATTCCTTGCTATTTTCTCAGCTCTAAAACCAAAAGACCATGGCTCCTGCCTTCTTGTATATTTATTTGAATGATTCCTAAAAATAGGAAGAAATGTTCCAACTTGCATCCACCTTATAAATAATTCCTCATCACAATCTAGCGAAAATCCCCCAACGTCATTCCCAACAAAAGAAAAACCACTAATTCCTAAGTTACAATTCATAGATATGGACATCCGAAGTTGACTCCATAAACTCATATTATCTCCAGTCCAAACTGATGTATATCTTTGACCACCAGAATATATGGCTCTACTCATAGAAAAACTTCTTAAATTTGGATTTAATTCTTCTTGTGCTTCATAGGAACATCTGCTCATTTCAAATCCATATCTATTATGAAACTCCTTATGCTCTAAAACACCATAATCACTATTATGTATACAATTTTCAGGTATAGTTTTAAAATCATTATTAAATACACATGGTTCATTCATATCATTCCAAATTCCATCTATATTATAGTCAGATATAAATTTTTTGAGTTCACTCTTCCACCATTCCCTCGATTGTTTATTTGAAAAATCAGGAAAGGAACTATCATTAGGCCATACAGCTCCAATATATACAGTGCCATCAGGATTCTTTACAAAATGATCACCTTCTATACCATTTTTATAAATATTATAATTTTCATCAACTTTTACTCCAGGATCTAATATTGTTATAGTTCTAATTCCTTTATCTTTTAAAGTTTTTATAAGTGATTTAGCATCTTCAAACTCTGGAACTTTAAAAGTCATAACTCTAAAACCATCCATATAATCTATATCAAAGTAGATTACATCAATCGGAATTTCCTTATCTTTAAATGTATTTACTACATTAAGAATTTCTTTACTATTCATATAACTAAATCTATTTTGTTGATATCCGAGACTCCATAATGGTGGCATATCCATTTTACCTGTAAGATTTGCATATTCACAAATAACTTTTTTTATATTTTTACCTAATATGAAGTTGTATTGTATATGACCACCTATAGCTCCAAAAAATATTCTATCTTCATAACTTTTACCCATATCAAAAAAACTTCTAAAGCTGTTATCAAAAAATATTCCATAAGTTTTTTGATCGTTCAATGCAACATAAAAAGGTATTGTTTTATAATAAACCAATGATTCATCATCTGTCTCTGGATCATCAATATTAAAATTTTCTATATAATAACCCTTTTTATTTAAATCTCCACCTTTTTCTCCAAATCCATAGTAAGCATAACAGTCATCAATTTTTGAAATATAAACACATCCATCTTCATCTTTAAATGATGGTTCAAAATCTTCGCATAAAATTTTGCCAGAAATATCTTTAAACATAACTCTTGAGTCAATTTTGTTAATGCACGTTATTATTTTATCTCCAGATATAACTATTTCATCTTCTATATTATGGATTGTAAGAGTTATGTCTTCACTTTTTAATACAGTTGAATTTGTATTTGATTTTTCATCGCAAATACCAGCAATAAATATAGATACAATATTTTGATTAATGTATTCCACACAAACTTTTCTAGAATTATAAATTATAGTTGTTACGTTACCTTTTGAAATAAATTTTTCATAAATAAGAGAGTTGCCTTTATATGATTTGAATTTTTGATTTAAATGCTCTCTATACTTTAATTGTTCCATTTTGGTTATCTCCTAAATTTTTCTCTAGTCTAACACAAATATTTAAATATGTTTTTATCTTGATGTAACAATGTTGAATTTAACCACATAAAGTATAATTTTTTCATATAAAAAAAGCACATGGCTTATAAAATATAGCCAAATGCCTTTTTATTCAGATTTGAATTTATAACATTTATCTAAAAAATACTTATGTATCCTATTATCTTTTGTTAATTCTGGATGAAAAGATAATGCAATTTGATTTCCATACTCAACGCCAACAATCTTATTATCAACTTTACTTAAAATTTTAGCTTTAGGATCTACATAAGATATATAAGGTGCTCGTATGAATCTCATTGGAAAAATTCCAATACCTTTAACTTCATGCTCTATGGCAAAACTTCCAATTTGTCTTCCATATGCATTCCTCTTTATTGTCATCGGAATAGTACCAAAACATATATCATTCTGATCTTCAATTCTTTCTGCAAGAAGTATAGCTCCAGCACAAGTTCCCATAACAGGAAATCCTATTAATATTCTTTCTCTAATATCATCAAATATATCAAGCTCGTATAAAAGTTTTCTCATCACCGTGCTTTCACCGCCTGGTAATATTATCCCATCAATTTCATTATTCATATGAGATTTTTGTCTTATCTCAAAACATTCTATTCCAAGATTATTAAGTACATTTTCATGTTCAATAAAAGCCCCTTGTACAGATAAAACTCCTATTTTCATATACGATTATCTACCTCTCTCAGACATAAGAAGTTCAATTTCATTTGGATTGATTCCAACCATAGCTTCTCCAAGATTTTCTGACAACTTAGCAATTATTTTGCTATCATTATAATTTGCGACAGCTTGGACAATTGCTGTGGCTCTCTTTACAGGATCTCCAGATTTAAAAATTCCTGATCCTACAAAAACTCCTTCTGCTCCAAGTTGCATCATAAGTGCTGCATCCGCAGGTGTAGCAACTCCACCAGCCGCAAAATTAACTACAGGTAATTTTCCATTTTCATGAACATAGCATAAAAGATCATAAGGAACTTGAAGTTCTTTAGATTTATTATAAAGTTCGTCTTTTCTCATAGATAAAATTTGAGATATTTCACTATTCATTTTTCTTATATGTCGTACTGCTTGTACAATATCTCCTG from Candidatus Arthromitus sp. SFB-mouse-Japan harbors:
- the pdxT gene encoding pyridoxal 5'-phosphate synthase glutaminase subunit PdxT, with amino-acid sequence MKIGVLSVQGAFIEHENVLNNLGIECFEIRQKSHMNNEIDGIILPGGESTVMRKLLYELDIFDDIRERILIGFPVMGTCAGAILLAERIEDQNDICFGTIPMTIKRNAYGRQIGSFAIEHEVKGIGIFPMRFIRAPYISYVDPKAKILSKVDNKIVGVEYGNQIALSFHPELTKDNRIHKYFLDKCYKFKSE
- a CDS encoding glycoside hydrolase family 31 protein, which codes for MEQLKYREHLNQKFKSYKGNSLIYEKFISKGNVTTIIYNSRKVCVEYINQNIVSIFIAGICDEKSNTNSTVLKSEDITLTIHNIEDEIVISGDKIITCINKIDSRVMFKDISGKILCEDFEPSFKDEDGCVYISKIDDCYAYYGFGEKGGDLNKKGYYIENFNIDDPETDDESLVYYKTIPFYVALNDQKTYGIFFDNSFRSFFDMGKSYEDRIFFGAIGGHIQYNFILGKNIKKVICEYANLTGKMDMPPLWSLGYQQNRFSYMNSKEILNVVNTFKDKEIPIDVIYFDIDYMDGFRVMTFKVPEFEDAKSLIKTLKDKGIRTITILDPGVKVDENYNIYKNGIEGDHFVKNPDGTVYIGAVWPNDSSFPDFSNKQSREWWKSELKKFISDYNIDGIWNDMNEPCVFNNDFKTIPENCIHNSDYGVLEHKEFHNRYGFEMSRCSYEAQEELNPNLRSFSMSRAIYSGGQRYTSVWTGDNMSLWSQLRMSISMNCNLGISGFSFVGNDVGGFSLDCDEELFIRWMQVGTFLPIFRNHSNKYTRRQEPWSFGFRAEKIARNAIELRYRLIPYIYTCFYESHKYGLPMFRPLIMEYQNDINVINMKEEFMIGNSILIAPVLHKSEIYKTVYLPKGKWYDFMTNKIYNGGQRYRLKCDLNTVIIFIREGSIIPTYEEKYLNTKNRPNTVTFNVYGNVAEGTYYYDDGITNEYRNGKYNFKVIKVNMKEVIEHFLNKGLDYEEQSKYVFI